In one Brienomyrus brachyistius isolate T26 chromosome 12, BBRACH_0.4, whole genome shotgun sequence genomic region, the following are encoded:
- the LOC125704410 gene encoding uncharacterized protein LOC125704410 isoform X2, protein MLFGQKDAELCSGRVPYGQKEAELCSGRVPYGQKEAELCSGRVPFGQKDAELCSGRVPFGQKEAELCSGRVPFGQKEAELCSGRVRFGQKEAELCSARVSFGQKEAELCSGRVSFGQKEAELCSGRVSFGQKEAELCSGRVIFGQKETELCSFRVSFGQKETELCSGRVSYGQKEAGLCSGRVRFGQKEAGLCSGRVSFGQKVAELCSGRVRFGQKEAVLCSGRVLFGQKEAELCSGRVPFGQKDAELCSGRVPYGQKEAELCSGRVPFGQKEAELCSGRVRFGQKEAELCSARVSFGQKEAELCSGRVSFGQKEAELCSGRVSFGQKEAELCSGRVSFGQKEAELCSGRVIFGQKETELCSFRVSFGQKETELCSGRVSYGQKEAGLCSGRVRFGQKEAGLCSGRVRFVQKEAVLCSGRVSFGQKVAELCSGRVRFGQKEAVLCSGRVLFGQKVAELCSGRVSFGQKEAELCSGRVSFEQKEAELCSGRVSFGQKVAELCSGRVRFGQKEAELCSGRVRCGQKEAVLCSGRVLFGQKVAELCSGRVRFVQKEAVLCSGRVLFGQKVAELCSGRVPYAQKEAELCSGRVRFGQKEAELCSGRVSFGQKDAELCSGRVPYGQKETGLCSGRVPFGQKEAELCSGRVSF, encoded by the exons ATGCTATTTGGACAGAAGGACGCGGAGCTGTGCTCAGGTAGGGTGCCATATGGAcagaaggaggcggagctgtgctCAGGTAGGGTGCCATATGGAcagaaggaggcggagctgtgctCAGGTAGGGTGCCATTTGGACAGAAGGACGCGGAGCTGTGCTCAGGTAGGGTGCCATTTGGACAGAAGGAGGCAGAGCTGTGCTCAGGTAGGGTGCCATTTGGACAGAAGGAGGCAGAGCTGTGCTCAGGTAGGGTGAGATTTGGAcaaaaggaggcggagctgtgctCAGCTAGGGTGTCATTTGGAcagaaggaggcggagctgtgctCAGGTAGGGTGTCATTTGGACAGAAGGAGGCTGAGCTGTGCTCAGGTAGGGTGTCATTTGGACAGAAGGAGGCTGAGCTGTGCTCAGGTAGGGTGATATTTGGACAGAAAGAGACAGAGCTGTGTTCGTTTAGGGTGTCATTTGGACAGAAGGAGACAGAGCTGTGCTCAGGAAGGGTATCATATGGACAGAAGGAGGCAGGGCTGTGCTCAGGTAGGGTGAGATTTGGACAGAAAGAGGCAGGGCTGTGCTCAGGTAGGGTGTCATTTGGACAGAAGGTGGCAGAGCTGTGCTCAGGTAGGGTGAGATTTGGACAGAAAGAGGCAGTGCTGTGCTCAGGTAGGGTGCTATTTGGAcagaaggaggcggagctgtgctCAGGTAGGGTGCCATTTGGACAGAAGGACGCGGAGCTGTGCTCAGGTAGGGTGCCATATGGAcagaaggaggcggagctgtgctCAGGTAGGGTGCCATTTGGACAGAAGGAGGCAGAGCTGTGCTCAGGTAGGGTGAGATTTGGAcaaaaggaggcggagctgtgctCAGCTAGGGTGTCATTTGGAcagaaggaggcggagctgtgctCAG GTAGGGTGTCATTTGGAcagaaggaggcggagctgtgctCAGGTAGGGTGTCATTTGGACAGAAGGAGGCTGAGCTGTGCTCAGGTAGGGTGTCATTTGGACAGAAGGAGGCTGAGCTGTGCTCAGGTAGGGTGATATTTGGACAGAAAGAGACAGAGCTGTGTTCGTTTAGGGTGTCATTTGGACAGAAGGAGACAGAGCTGTGCTCAGGAAGGGTATCATATGGACAGAAGGAGGCAGGGCTGTGCTCAGGTAGGGTGAGATTTGGACAGAAGGAGGCAGGGCTGTGCTCAGGTAGGGTGAGATTTGTACAGAAAGAGGCAGTGCTGTGCTCAGGTAGGGTGTCATTTGGACAGAAGGTGGCAGAGCTGTGCTCAGGTAGGGTGAGATTTGGACAGAAAGAGGCAGTGCTGTGCTCAGGTAGGGTGCTATTTGGACAGAAGGTGGCAGAGCTGTGCTCAGGTAGGGTGTCATTTGGACAGAAGGAGGCAGAGCTGTGCTCAGGTAGGGTGTCATTTGAACAGAAGGAGGCAGAGCTGTGCTCAGGTAGGGTGTCATTTGGACAGAAGGTGGCAGAGCTGTGCTCAGGTAGGGTGAGATTTGGACAGAAAGAGGCAGAGCTGTGCTCAGGAAGGGTGAGATGTGGACAGAAAGAGGCAGTGCTGTGCTCAGGTAGGGTGCTATTTGGACAGAAGGTGGCAGAGCTGTGCTCAGGTAGGGTGAGATTTGTACAGAAAGAGGCAGTGCTGTGCTCAGGTAGGGTGCTATTTGGACAGAAGGTGGCAGAGCTGTGCTCAGGTAGGGTGCCATATGCACAGAAGGAGGCAGAGCTGTGCTCAGGTAGGGTGAGATTTGGACAGAAAGAGGCAGAGCTGTGCTCAGGTAGGGTGTCATTTGGACAGAAGGACGCGGAGCTGTGCTCAGGTAGGGTGCCATATGGACAGAAGGAGACGGGGCTGTGCTCAGGTAGGGTGCCATTTGGACAGAAGGAGGCAGAGCTGTGCTCAGGTAGGGTGTCATTTTGA
- the LOC125704410 gene encoding uncharacterized protein LOC125704410 isoform X20, which yields MLFGQKDAELCSGRVPYGQKEAELCSGRVPYGQKEAELCSGRVPFGQKDAELCSGRVPFGQKEAELCSGRVPFGQKEAELCSGRVRFGQKEAELCSARVSFGQKEAELCSGRVSFGQKEAELCSGRVSFGQKEAELCSGRVIFGQKETELCSFRVSFGQKETELCSGRVSYGQKEAGLCSGRVRFGQKEAGLCSGRVSFGQKVAELCSGRVRFGQKEAVLCSGRVLFGQKEAELCSGRVPFGQKDAELCSGRVPYGQKEAELCSGRVPFGQKEAELCSGRVRFGQKEAELCSARVSFGQKEAELCSGRVPYAQKEAELCSGRVSFGQKEAELCSGRVSFGQKEAELCSGRVSFGQKEAELCSGRVIFGQKETELCSFRVSFGQKETELCSGRVSYGQKEAGLCSGRVRFGQKEAGLCSGRVRFVQKEAVLCSGRVSFGQKVAELCSGRVRFGQKEAVLCSGRVLFGQKVAELCSGRVSFGQKEAELCSGRVLFGQKVAELCSGRVPYAQKEAELCSGRVRFGQKEAELCSGRVSFGQKDAELCSGRVPYGQKETGLCSGRVPFGQKEAELCSGRVSF from the exons ATGCTATTTGGACAGAAGGACGCGGAGCTGTGCTCAGGTAGGGTGCCATATGGAcagaaggaggcggagctgtgctCAGGTAGGGTGCCATATGGAcagaaggaggcggagctgtgctCAGGTAGGGTGCCATTTGGACAGAAGGACGCGGAGCTGTGCTCAGGTAGGGTGCCATTTGGACAGAAGGAGGCAGAGCTGTGCTCAGGTAGGGTGCCATTTGGACAGAAGGAGGCAGAGCTGTGCTCAGGTAGGGTGAGATTTGGAcaaaaggaggcggagctgtgctCAGCTAGGGTGTCATTTGGAcagaaggaggcggagctgtgctCAGGTAGGGTGTCATTTGGACAGAAGGAGGCTGAGCTGTGCTCAGGTAGGGTGTCATTTGGACAGAAGGAGGCTGAGCTGTGCTCAGGTAGGGTGATATTTGGACAGAAAGAGACAGAGCTGTGTTCGTTTAGGGTGTCATTTGGACAGAAGGAGACAGAGCTGTGCTCAGGAAGGGTATCATATGGACAGAAGGAGGCAGGGCTGTGCTCAGGTAGGGTGAGATTTGGACAGAAAGAGGCAGGGCTGTGCTCAGGTAGGGTGTCATTTGGACAGAAGGTGGCAGAGCTGTGCTCAGGTAGGGTGAGATTTGGACAGAAAGAGGCAGTGCTGTGCTCAGGTAGGGTGCTATTTGGAcagaaggaggcggagctgtgctCAGGTAGGGTGCCATTTGGACAGAAGGACGCGGAGCTGTGCTCAGGTAGGGTGCCATATGGAcagaaggaggcggagctgtgctCAGGTAGGGTGCCATTTGGACAGAAGGAGGCAGAGCTGTGCTCAGGTAGGGTGAGATTTGGAcaaaaggaggcggagctgtgctCAGCTAGGGTGTCATTTGGAcagaaggaggcggagctgtgctCAGGTAGGGTGCCATATGCAcagaaggaggcggagctgtgctCAGGTAGGGTGTCATTTGGAcagaaggaggcggagctgtgctCAGGTAGGGTGTCATTTGGACAGAAGGAGGCTGAGCTGTGCTCAGGTAGGGTGTCATTTGGACAGAAGGAGGCTGAGCTGTGCTCAGGTAGGGTGATATTTGGACAGAAAGAGACAGAGCTGTGTTCGTTTAGGGTGTCATTTGGACAGAAGGAGACAGAGCTGTGCTCAGGAAGGGTATCATATGGACAGAAGGAGGCAGGGCTGTGCTCAGGTAGGGTGAGATTTGGACAGAAGGAGGCAGGGCTGTGCTCAGGTAGGGTGAGATTTGTACAGAAAGAGGCAGTGCTGTGCTCAGGTAGGGTGTCATTTGGACAGAAGGTGGCAGAGCTGTGCTCAGGTAGGGTGAGATTTGGACAGAAAGAGGCAGTGCTGTGCTCAGGTAGGGTGCTATTTGGACAGAAGGTGGCAGAGCTGTGCTCAGGTAGGGTGTCATTTGGACAGAAGGAGGCAGAGCTGTGCTCAG GTAGGGTGCTATTTGGACAGAAGGTGGCAGAGCTGTGCTCAGGTAGGGTGCCATATGCACAGAAGGAGGCAGAGCTGTGCTCAGGTAGGGTGAGATTTGGACAGAAAGAGGCAGAGCTGTGCTCAGGTAGGGTGTCATTTGGACAGAAGGACGCGGAGCTGTGCTCAGGTAGGGTGCCATATGGACAGAAGGAGACGGGGCTGTGCTCAGGTAGGGTGCCATTTGGACAGAAGGAGGCAGAGCTGTGCTCAGGTAGGGTGTCATTTTGA
- the LOC125704410 gene encoding uncharacterized protein LOC125704410 isoform X12, with translation MLFGQKDAELCSGRVPYGQKEAELCSGRVPYGQKEAELCSGRVPFGQKDAELCSGRVPFGQKEAELCSGRVPFGQKEAELCSGRVRFGQKEAELCSARVSFGQKEAELCSGRVSFGQKEAELCSGRVSFGQKEAELCSGRVIFGQKETELCSFRVSFGQKETELCSGRVSYGQKEAGLCSGRVRFGQKEAGLCSGRVSFGQKVAELCSGRVRFGQKEAVLCSGRVLFGQKEAELCSGRVPFGQKDAELCSGRVPYGQKEAELCSGRVPFGQKEAELCSGRVRFGQKEAELCSARVSFGQKEAELCSGRVPYAQKEAELCSGRVSFGQKEAELCSGRVSFGQKEAELCSGRVSFGQKEAELCSGRVIFGQKETELCSFRVSFGQKETELCSGRVSYGQKEAGLCSGRVRFGQKEAGLCSGRVRFVQKEAVLCSGRVSFGQKVAELCSGRVRFGQKEAVLCSGRVLFGQKVAELCSGRVSFGQKEAELCSGRVRCGQKEAVLCSGRVLFGQKVAELCSGRVRFVQKEAVLCSGRVLFGQKVAELCSGRVPYAQKEAELCSGRVRFGQKEAELCSGRVSFGQKDAELCSGRVPYGQKETGLCSGRVPFGQKEAELCSGRVSF, from the exons ATGCTATTTGGACAGAAGGACGCGGAGCTGTGCTCAGGTAGGGTGCCATATGGAcagaaggaggcggagctgtgctCAGGTAGGGTGCCATATGGAcagaaggaggcggagctgtgctCAGGTAGGGTGCCATTTGGACAGAAGGACGCGGAGCTGTGCTCAGGTAGGGTGCCATTTGGACAGAAGGAGGCAGAGCTGTGCTCAGGTAGGGTGCCATTTGGACAGAAGGAGGCAGAGCTGTGCTCAGGTAGGGTGAGATTTGGAcaaaaggaggcggagctgtgctCAGCTAGGGTGTCATTTGGAcagaaggaggcggagctgtgctCAGGTAGGGTGTCATTTGGACAGAAGGAGGCTGAGCTGTGCTCAGGTAGGGTGTCATTTGGACAGAAGGAGGCTGAGCTGTGCTCAGGTAGGGTGATATTTGGACAGAAAGAGACAGAGCTGTGTTCGTTTAGGGTGTCATTTGGACAGAAGGAGACAGAGCTGTGCTCAGGAAGGGTATCATATGGACAGAAGGAGGCAGGGCTGTGCTCAGGTAGGGTGAGATTTGGACAGAAAGAGGCAGGGCTGTGCTCAGGTAGGGTGTCATTTGGACAGAAGGTGGCAGAGCTGTGCTCAGGTAGGGTGAGATTTGGACAGAAAGAGGCAGTGCTGTGCTCAGGTAGGGTGCTATTTGGAcagaaggaggcggagctgtgctCAGGTAGGGTGCCATTTGGACAGAAGGACGCGGAGCTGTGCTCAGGTAGGGTGCCATATGGAcagaaggaggcggagctgtgctCAGGTAGGGTGCCATTTGGACAGAAGGAGGCAGAGCTGTGCTCAGGTAGGGTGAGATTTGGAcaaaaggaggcggagctgtgctCAGCTAGGGTGTCATTTGGAcagaaggaggcggagctgtgctCAGGTAGGGTGCCATATGCAcagaaggaggcggagctgtgctCAGGTAGGGTGTCATTTGGAcagaaggaggcggagctgtgctCAGGTAGGGTGTCATTTGGACAGAAGGAGGCTGAGCTGTGCTCAGGTAGGGTGTCATTTGGACAGAAGGAGGCTGAGCTGTGCTCAGGTAGGGTGATATTTGGACAGAAAGAGACAGAGCTGTGTTCGTTTAGGGTGTCATTTGGACAGAAGGAGACAGAGCTGTGCTCAGGAAGGGTATCATATGGACAGAAGGAGGCAGGGCTGTGCTCAGGTAGGGTGAGATTTGGACAGAAGGAGGCAGGGCTGTGCTCAGGTAGGGTGAGATTTGTACAGAAAGAGGCAGTGCTGTGCTCAGGTAGGGTGTCATTTGGACAGAAGGTGGCAGAGCTGTGCTCAGGTAGGGTGAGATTTGGACAGAAAGAGGCAGTGCTGTGCTCAGGTAGGGTGCTATTTGGACAGAAGGTGGCAGAGCTGTGCTCAGGTAGGGTGTCATTTGGACAGAAGGAGGCAGAGCTGTGCTCAG GAAGGGTGAGATGTGGACAGAAAGAGGCAGTGCTGTGCTCAGGTAGGGTGCTATTTGGACAGAAGGTGGCAGAGCTGTGCTCAGGTAGGGTGAGATTTGTACAGAAAGAGGCAGTGCTGTGCTCAGGTAGGGTGCTATTTGGACAGAAGGTGGCAGAGCTGTGCTCAGGTAGGGTGCCATATGCACAGAAGGAGGCAGAGCTGTGCTCAGGTAGGGTGAGATTTGGACAGAAAGAGGCAGAGCTGTGCTCAGGTAGGGTGTCATTTGGACAGAAGGACGCGGAGCTGTGCTCAGGTAGGGTGCCATATGGACAGAAGGAGACGGGGCTGTGCTCAGGTAGGGTGCCATTTGGACAGAAGGAGGCAGAGCTGTGCTCAGGTAGGGTGTCATTTTGA
- the LOC125704410 gene encoding uncharacterized protein LOC125704410 isoform X19 — protein MLFGQKDAELCSGRVPYGQKEAELCSGRVPYGQKEAELCSGRVPFGQKDAELCSGRVPFGQKEAELCSGRVPFGQKEAELCSGRVRFGQKEAELCSARVSFGQKEAELCSGRVSFGQKEAELCSGRVSFGQKEAELCSGRVIFGQKETELCSFRVSFGQKETELCSGRVSYGQKEAGLCSGRVRFGQKEAGLCSGRVSFGQKVAELCSGRVRFGQKEAVLCSGRVLFGQKEAELCSGRVPFGQKDAELCSGRVPYGQKEAELCSGRVPFGQKEAELCSGRVSFGQKEAELCSGRVIFGQKETELCSFRVSFGQKETELCSGRVSYGQKEAGLCSGRVRFGQKEAGLCSGRVRFVQKEAVLCSGRVSFGQKVAELCSGRVRFGQKEAVLCSGRVLFGQKVAELCSGRVSFGQKEAELCSGRVSFEQKEAELCSGRVSFGQKVAELCSGRVRFGQKEAELCSGRVRCGQKEAVLCSGRVLFGQKVAELCSGRVRFVQKEAVLCSGRVLFGQKVAELCSGRVPYAQKEAELCSGRVRFGQKEAELCSGRVSFGQKDAELCSGRVPYGQKETGLCSGRVPFGQKEAELCSGRVSF, from the exons ATGCTATTTGGACAGAAGGACGCGGAGCTGTGCTCAGGTAGGGTGCCATATGGAcagaaggaggcggagctgtgctCAGGTAGGGTGCCATATGGAcagaaggaggcggagctgtgctCAGGTAGGGTGCCATTTGGACAGAAGGACGCGGAGCTGTGCTCAGGTAGGGTGCCATTTGGACAGAAGGAGGCAGAGCTGTGCTCAGGTAGGGTGCCATTTGGACAGAAGGAGGCAGAGCTGTGCTCAGGTAGGGTGAGATTTGGAcaaaaggaggcggagctgtgctCAGCTAGGGTGTCATTTGGAcagaaggaggcggagctgtgctCAGGTAGGGTGTCATTTGGACAGAAGGAGGCTGAGCTGTGCTCAGGTAGGGTGTCATTTGGACAGAAGGAGGCTGAGCTGTGCTCAGGTAGGGTGATATTTGGACAGAAAGAGACAGAGCTGTGTTCGTTTAGGGTGTCATTTGGACAGAAGGAGACAGAGCTGTGCTCAGGAAGGGTATCATATGGACAGAAGGAGGCAGGGCTGTGCTCAGGTAGGGTGAGATTTGGACAGAAAGAGGCAGGGCTGTGCTCAGGTAGGGTGTCATTTGGACAGAAGGTGGCAGAGCTGTGCTCAGGTAGGGTGAGATTTGGACAGAAAGAGGCAGTGCTGTGCTCAGGTAGGGTGCTATTTGGAcagaaggaggcggagctgtgctCAGGTAGGGTGCCATTTGGACAGAAGGACGCGGAGCTGTGCTCAGGTAGGGTGCCATATGGAcagaaggaggcggagctgtgctCAGGTAGGGTGCCATTTGGACAGAAGGAGGCAGAGCTGTGCTCAG GTAGGGTGTCATTTGGACAGAAGGAGGCTGAGCTGTGCTCAGGTAGGGTGATATTTGGACAGAAAGAGACAGAGCTGTGTTCGTTTAGGGTGTCATTTGGACAGAAGGAGACAGAGCTGTGCTCAGGAAGGGTATCATATGGACAGAAGGAGGCAGGGCTGTGCTCAGGTAGGGTGAGATTTGGACAGAAGGAGGCAGGGCTGTGCTCAGGTAGGGTGAGATTTGTACAGAAAGAGGCAGTGCTGTGCTCAGGTAGGGTGTCATTTGGACAGAAGGTGGCAGAGCTGTGCTCAGGTAGGGTGAGATTTGGACAGAAAGAGGCAGTGCTGTGCTCAGGTAGGGTGCTATTTGGACAGAAGGTGGCAGAGCTGTGCTCAGGTAGGGTGTCATTTGGACAGAAGGAGGCAGAGCTGTGCTCAGGTAGGGTGTCATTTGAACAGAAGGAGGCAGAGCTGTGCTCAGGTAGGGTGTCATTTGGACAGAAGGTGGCAGAGCTGTGCTCAGGTAGGGTGAGATTTGGACAGAAAGAGGCAGAGCTGTGCTCAGGAAGGGTGAGATGTGGACAGAAAGAGGCAGTGCTGTGCTCAGGTAGGGTGCTATTTGGACAGAAGGTGGCAGAGCTGTGCTCAGGTAGGGTGAGATTTGTACAGAAAGAGGCAGTGCTGTGCTCAGGTAGGGTGCTATTTGGACAGAAGGTGGCAGAGCTGTGCTCAGGTAGGGTGCCATATGCACAGAAGGAGGCAGAGCTGTGCTCAGGTAGGGTGAGATTTGGACAGAAAGAGGCAGAGCTGTGCTCAGGTAGGGTGTCATTTGGACAGAAGGACGCGGAGCTGTGCTCAGGTAGGGTGCCATATGGACAGAAGGAGACGGGGCTGTGCTCAGGTAGGGTGCCATTTGGACAGAAGGAGGCAGAGCTGTGCTCAGGTAGGGTGTCATTTTGA
- the LOC125704410 gene encoding uncharacterized protein LOC125704410 isoform X32, translating to MLFGQKDAELCSGRVPYGQKEAELCSGRVPYGQKEAELCSGRVPFGQKDAELCSGRVPFGQKEAELCSGRVPFGQKEAELCSGRVRFGQKEAELCSARVSFGQKEAELCSGRVSFGQKEAELCSGRVLFGQKEAELCSGRVSFGQKEAELCSGRVIFGQKETELCSFRVSFGQKETELCSGRVSYGQKEAGLCSGRVRFGQKEAGLCSGRVRFVQKEAVLCSGRVSFGQKVAELCSGRVRFGQKEAVLCSGRVLFGQKVAELCSGRVSFGQKEAELCSGRVSFEQKEAELCSGRVSFGQKVAELCSGRVRFGQKEAELCSGRVRCGQKEAVLCSGRVLFGQKVAELCSGRVRFVQKEAVLCSGRVLFGQKVAELCSGRVPYAQKEAELCSGRVRFGQKEAELCSGRVSFGQKDAELCSGRVPYGQKETGLCSGRVPFGQKEAELCSGRVSF from the exons ATGCTATTTGGACAGAAGGACGCGGAGCTGTGCTCAGGTAGGGTGCCATATGGAcagaaggaggcggagctgtgctCAGGTAGGGTGCCATATGGAcagaaggaggcggagctgtgctCAGGTAGGGTGCCATTTGGACAGAAGGACGCGGAGCTGTGCTCAGGTAGGGTGCCATTTGGACAGAAGGAGGCAGAGCTGTGCTCAGGTAGGGTGCCATTTGGACAGAAGGAGGCAGAGCTGTGCTCAGGTAGGGTGAGATTTGGAcaaaaggaggcggagctgtgctCAGCTAGGGTGTCATTTGGAcagaaggaggcggagctgtgctCAGGTAGGGTGTCATTTGGACAGAAGGAGGCTGAGCTGTGCTCAG GTAGGGTGCTATTTGGAcagaaggaggcggagctgtgctCAG GTAGGGTGTCATTTGGACAGAAGGAGGCTGAGCTGTGCTCAGGTAGGGTGATATTTGGACAGAAAGAGACAGAGCTGTGTTCGTTTAGGGTGTCATTTGGACAGAAGGAGACAGAGCTGTGCTCAGGAAGGGTATCATATGGACAGAAGGAGGCAGGGCTGTGCTCAGGTAGGGTGAGATTTGGACAGAAGGAGGCAGGGCTGTGCTCAGGTAGGGTGAGATTTGTACAGAAAGAGGCAGTGCTGTGCTCAGGTAGGGTGTCATTTGGACAGAAGGTGGCAGAGCTGTGCTCAGGTAGGGTGAGATTTGGACAGAAAGAGGCAGTGCTGTGCTCAGGTAGGGTGCTATTTGGACAGAAGGTGGCAGAGCTGTGCTCAGGTAGGGTGTCATTTGGACAGAAGGAGGCAGAGCTGTGCTCAGGTAGGGTGTCATTTGAACAGAAGGAGGCAGAGCTGTGCTCAGGTAGGGTGTCATTTGGACAGAAGGTGGCAGAGCTGTGCTCAGGTAGGGTGAGATTTGGACAGAAAGAGGCAGAGCTGTGCTCAGGAAGGGTGAGATGTGGACAGAAAGAGGCAGTGCTGTGCTCAGGTAGGGTGCTATTTGGACAGAAGGTGGCAGAGCTGTGCTCAGGTAGGGTGAGATTTGTACAGAAAGAGGCAGTGCTGTGCTCAGGTAGGGTGCTATTTGGACAGAAGGTGGCAGAGCTGTGCTCAGGTAGGGTGCCATATGCACAGAAGGAGGCAGAGCTGTGCTCAGGTAGGGTGAGATTTGGACAGAAAGAGGCAGAGCTGTGCTCAGGTAGGGTGTCATTTGGACAGAAGGACGCGGAGCTGTGCTCAGGTAGGGTGCCATATGGACAGAAGGAGACGGGGCTGTGCTCAGGTAGGGTGCCATTTGGACAGAAGGAGGCAGAGCTGTGCTCAGGTAGGGTGTCATTTTGA